A window of Nocardia arthritidis genomic DNA:
GCCCTCGCTGGACAAGCACCCGTTCGACCTGCTGGCCCGCCTGCGCTTCCGCGTCACCGTCAACACCGACAACCGCCTGATGAGCGACACGAGCATGAGCCGCGAAATGCTCAAGCTGGTCGAGACTTTCGGCTACGGCTGGAGTGATCTGGAGCGGTTCACCATCAACGCGATGAAGTCGGCGTTCATTCCGTTCCCGGAGCGGCTGCGCATCATCGACGACATCATCAAGCCGGGTTACGCCGTACTGCTCGGCTGAAATACCGTGCCGCGCAGCTGATTTCTGAGGATGGGGCAACGGGCCGTAATCCGTTGCCCCCGTTGGCGGATGGGTGCCGTGCTGGCTCGCCGAGTTCGTGTGCGAGGCACTCGCTGGATCGGCATGCCGGACATAGGCGGTCGCCGGGCCGAGTTCGTGTGCGAGACGCTCGCTGAATGGGCATGCCGGACGTTGGCGGTGGCCGGGCCGAGTTCGTGTGCGAGGCACTCGCATACCTCGTGGCCGACCGGTTCGCCCGCTAGCGTGTTTGACATGACGACTATCCAGATACCACGCAGGTTCAACGGCCCGCCCGACTCCGGGCAGGGCGGCTACGTGTCCGGACTGGTCGCGGGACTGCGGGAGGAGCCCGTGGTGACGGTGGTGCTGCGCAGTCCGCCGCCGCTCGACAAGCCGCTGCAGGTGCGGGCCGGAAATCTCTATGACGGACCGACGCTGCTGGCCGAATCGCGCACGGGTGGATTCGAACGCGATGTGCCGCAGGTCGTCTCGCACGCCGACGCGGTGGCCGCCAGCAAGGCGTATCAGACGAACGAGGTGTTCTCGCGGTGCTTCGCCTGCGGCACCGCGCGTCCGGACGGGTTGCGGCTCGAACCCGGCCCGATCCGCGCCGGTCTGGTGGCGACTCCGTGGACGCCGGACGATTCGCTGACCATCGATAACCCGCTGCTCTGGGCAGCCTTGGATTGCCCAGGCGGTTGGGCGCTGTCCGACATGCAGGTGCGCCCCGCGCTGCTCGGCTCGATGACGGCCACCGTGTACGACCTGCCCGCGGCCGGTGAACCCTGTGTGGTGGTGGGGGAGGAGCACGGCGACAAGGGCCGTAAGAGCTACGCGTCGAGCGCCGTATACGGCTCCGACGACCGGCTGCTCGGCCGCGCCGAACAGATCTGGATCCGGATGTCCCCCGCCTGATGAGTTACCAAGTGCCGCAGCGTCATCGGTGCACGCACCGGTAACTCGCCGTGCCCGATAGGCGCTGCCGGGCCGAGCGCTCGCTTTACTTGTGCTCGAGCCTGCTTTCGAACGCGTGCTCCAGCTCCCGCCACGCCTGCGCTTCGGCGGCGAACGGCGGATTCGGCGCGAGCCGGTTCGGGTCCGGGTTCAGCAGGTAGGAGACGTACCAGCCGAGCGGGGTGGACTGGGCCAGCGCCTGCTCGACGCTGTCGTCGTCCGCGTAATCGGCCGCGTCGGTGAACAATTCGACGGCGAGGTCGAGCTGTTCGATATCCACCGTCTCCGGGCCCTCGGCCAGATCGTCGGCCAAACCCGGTATGACATAGACGTTTTCGTCCGTCACCTCGACCTCGAGCGATCCGTCGACCGCCGCGGTCTGCACATCGGAGTAGGTGCTCACCCGGGCCAGATCGTGGTCGTGATCGTCGGCCAGGTAGCGGGCCAGCGCGCGCTCGGAATCGAAAACGGTGATCAAACCCTTGCGGCCCAGGAAGATCGGCTCGTCGTCGAGGTAACAGCGCAGCGTGAAGTAGCTGCCGTCGGCGGTGACGATCTTCACCGGGTCGATGCCGACCTCATGCCAGAACGACTCGTCCTCGTCCTCGTCGCCGTCCTCATCGTCCTCGTCGTCCTCATCCAGGTCGACGGGCTCGAACTCCTCCTCGTCGCTTTCCGCGGCGTCGTCGGCGTCGACCACGTTCTCCTCGGCGGCCAGCAGCTCGGCCTCGGCCACCGCGACCGCCTCGGCATCCACCTCGGGGGTCTGCACCACCGAGTCGATGGCGTCGAGCACGGAGTCCCAGTCCTTGGCGATGGCGGCGCCGATCTGATCCCAGAGCTCCTCACCATCCCGGCCGACGAACGCGCTCACCCCGCCGGGCAGCGCGCCGAGCACCGGATGCGATCCGAAGAACTTGGTGACCGTCTCCAGTTCGCAGACCTCGCCGATATTGCGCACCATGCCGAGGGTGTCTTCCAGCTCGGCGATGGTGTCGACATCGGGATCGCCGGCCGCCAGCTCCGGAACGGCGACCAGATCGAAGGTGAAGTTCTCCTCCGGCTCCAGTTCCACCGCCGACAGCCCGGCCACCACCTGCCAGGCCGGATGGTCGACTAGGTCGTTGTCGGAGTTGGTTCGAATGAAGGCGGCCAGCTCGGCCACCGACTCGAAACCGTAGAGGGCGTCCTCGTGTCCGAGGAACGCTTCCCATTCGTCGTCACCGTCCCGCCAACGCGGAGCCCACAGGGTGACGAGATCGCCGTCGGTCAGGCCGAGCTCGATCGGGACGATGTCTCCAGA
This region includes:
- a CDS encoding primosomal protein, translated to MASGDIVPIELGLTDGDLVTLWAPRWRDGDDEWEAFLGHEDALYGFESVAELAAFIRTNSDNDLVDHPAWQVVAGLSAVELEPEENFTFDLVAVPELAAGDPDVDTIAELEDTLGMVRNIGEVCELETVTKFFGSHPVLGALPGGVSAFVGRDGEELWDQIGAAIAKDWDSVLDAIDSVVQTPEVDAEAVAVAEAELLAAEENVVDADDAAESDEEEFEPVDLDEDDEDDEDGDEDEDESFWHEVGIDPVKIVTADGSYFTLRCYLDDEPIFLGRKGLITVFDSERALARYLADDHDHDLARVSTYSDVQTAAVDGSLEVEVTDENVYVIPGLADDLAEGPETVDIEQLDLAVELFTDAADYADDDSVEQALAQSTPLGWYVSYLLNPDPNRLAPNPPFAAEAQAWRELEHAFESRLEHK